The following are encoded together in the Monodelphis domestica isolate mMonDom1 chromosome 5, mMonDom1.pri, whole genome shotgun sequence genome:
- the LOC100013123 gene encoding olfactory receptor-like protein OLF3, which produces MAKYNQTWVNEFILLGLSNDQKTQLYLFVLFLVMYLVTMLGNFLIIHLIRLDTRLHTPMYFFLSVLSIVDICYMNSTVPQMLIHFLSSRKSIPFCSCVFQFYISLGLAGTEFFLLGAMAYDRYVAVCYPLHYTVIMHGGLCIALAAACWTAGFLNSLMETIITFRLPLCKNTINHFVCETLAVVRLACVDISFNKIMVTFSVFVVLMLPCSLVLFSYAQIVKAILRIRSAQGRRKAFGTCASHLTVVSLCFGATIFTYMWPRATSTVELEKMISIFYTVVAPMLNPLIYSLRNKEVMNAMKKALGRFSEEK; this is translated from the coding sequence ATGGCCAAGTACAACCAGACATGGGTGAATGAGTTCATCCTCTTGGGACTGTCTAATGATCAAAAGACTCAGCTCTACCTCTTTGTCCTCTTCCTGGTCATGTACTTGGTGACTATGTTGGGAAACTTCCTTATCATCCACCTGATCAGGCTGGATACCAGACTGCATACCCCCATGTACTTTTTTCTTAGTGTCCTCTCCATTGTGGATATTTGCTACATGAACAGCACTGTGCCACAAATGCTCATCCACTTCCTATCTTCAAGGAAGTCCAtcccattttgtagttgtgtaTTTCAGTTCTACATTTCACTGGGATTGGCTGGGACTGAGTTCTTCCTGCTGGGAGCAATGGCATATGACCGCTACGTGGCAGTGTGTTATCCTCTACACTACACAGTCATTATGCATGGTGGACTCTGCATTGCTCTAGCTGCTGCCTGTTGGACTGCTGGATTCCTGAACTCACTCATGGAGACAATCATTACCTTTCGACTTCCCCTCTGTAAGAATACTATCAATCACTTTGTCTGTGAGACCCTAGCAGTGGTGCGTTTGGCCTGTGTGGACATTTCCTTCAACAAAATCATGGTGACCTTCTCAGTCTTTGTGGTACTCATGTTACCCTGCTCCCTGGTTCTATTTTCCTATGCCCAGATTGTTAAAGCCATCCTACGTATCCGTTCTGCTCAGGGACGTCGCAAAGCCTTTGGGACCTGTGCCTCCCATCTTACTGTGGTCTCCCTTTGTTTTGGAGCCACCATCTTTACCTACATGTGGCCCCGAGCCACCTCCACAGTTGAACTTGAGAAGATGATATCTATATTCTATACTGTAGTGGCTCCTATGCTGAACCCTCTGATCTATAGCCTGAGGAACAAGGAGGTGATGAATGCCATGAAGAAAGCACTGGGGAGATtctctgaagaaaaataa